CTTTCTGTTACGTTAGAAACAACTAAATCTGGGCCAGAAATACATAAACTTCctgaaaattatatgttttatttaaattgaaaacagtattctttttttcgcacacattatttaaaaaaaatagtgttaaatACTTACTTTTAATGCAGATGACTAAAAGTGTTATCAAGGAAATGCATAGAATGTTGAAGTACTTCATAATGTATGGATAATCAATAGCCTTTTCTTAGAAATATAGAAgacctaaaaataaaacaaaaaattaataaaactgacatttttcagaaatacagtTATGTtccaacataaaaattatttttttctacaatttgaaTGCTAATCTTTTAGATctctaaaaataaactatatatagttatatcaaatataaaaatttattttattagtcaatattttcaaaagaattttacaacagtaaaattatatctttttcacCATTGAAATGCTTCTTCTtatatactcatttttttaaatttggcagTAACTAAAAAACCttatgctaataaatttttatatatatatatatacacacattcaCACACAGATACTTTAATGACTATGCAACATGTCTTTTGAGTAGCACATTTCATTAATcttgatatatttcaaatgacTTGAATACCTAAAGCAaactaaacatttcaaaaattaattttaaataatgaatacaattaaaaactgattttattctaaataagaaaaagaaattgtttcaatgattatatgtttataattaaatcgCAATTTCGAGATTAAATTATTcgataattaacaaattaaattaaaattgaattagaatTGGGAGATTTTAATATtacgaaaattgaatttctaaaaagtaaattcaagGATTAACTCTTAGCTAGAAATTTTCTTACAAGCTTTGAATCCGTCAGATTATTTTAAAGAGctaatcttatataaatttatagaaataaagcgGTAATTGAATCACatactttcatttatattggTTAAAAATCAGTTCTTATTTCTTTACATACTTAAATATTAACGaccattgaaaaattaaaaaatcttattttttgaagcagaaaggatttaagtatataaatttataagcttaaaaaattaatttaaatacaatttaaaattaaaattttaaattgtaagctCACTCGCACGAATAATGGGctatattaaacagaatcaaaCCGATAAATGAGGACACTAATTCTTTAACACAATAATAATCGCatgtcaaaaattagaatttcaaatttaatacctAAATGCATAATTCTTAAAATCCAAATGTATATAATGAAATGATACGTGtaaacagtaataaaatataaattaaaaattatgtcattattaatatataatcgATCATGGATGTTATAAACACcgttaaaattctttctttcctgGCCCTACCTAAAAACATTTGCAatctaaacaaataaatcaatttagtTGCCAGACTTCTAACGGCTAAACAGCGATCATAAAAGGCTTATTAAGCAGTGTCCATTTCAAAATTCACTTTATGTCGCACTGGAGTACTAATTTTCGGAGACATTACATAACCAGTGCAGAACTTATCCAAGATTAGCCACTTTTACAGTTGCTCGAAAAAATTTATGAGCACCGTAACCCCAAAAAATTAGTCAAAAGTGGAAAACGATCATTTTATGATTGTAAGGGTTTCCATCCTTGCAAGTGAAATGCTTCGCGTTTTACCTTAAATATTTACTCGTCATGAAACAAATTGCTTATGTTTTAAGGATGTTGTGTTCGtgcgtcaacaaaaataaaatgcagacaaacttactataaaattaaatctttatatattatagataatattatcaaatttacatcaacttcttttcattaaaaaatctagcatcgtttttaaacaacaaattaaaaattccaaaaaatatcactcttgccaatctgaatttcacacctatttacaaaataaaatttataattattaaaataatcgttagctactgttaaataaaatatttacgatttatgtcgCAACATATACTCCCCTACCAGTAACGAATGTTACGTTAGAAAgtaggaagtaaatattttagtagtAGTATAAAGTAGGaaataagtcaaaatttaaatctcaatGGCGTCTTAATGATTCTACCAGTTCGAGATTGTCTTAAGGCTGGTTTAAGATCACTTTGAGACGCAGTTTCCTTGGTTTGAATCTTAGCTGGTTGTGGCGCAGGCGTAATCTTCACACAAGTTGGAGTGTTAAGCTGCTCTTCAGGATTTTCTTGTGGTAGTAGATACGCTGGCTTTAATCTGTCTATAGTTACATTcacttctttattctttatcctcagagtaaaatattttggtgtACGGCTGATAACAAAATATGGACCTTCATAAGGGGGTTCGAGTGGCTTTCGTACTCTATCAATGCGAAGGAAAACGTGAGAAGTTGATTCTAAATCTTTGTGcacaaatatttttggatgacTTTTTCGTTGAGTTTCTTTTGGTCtcatcaattccataatattttgtaaatcatttataaatgtcCCTGGTGACATATGCGGTATATTTGCATCAAAGAATTCTCCAGGAAGTTTGATATTCTCTCCATACACCATTTCTCTATTGTATAAGTAGTATCGTCGTGGATCGCCGTTCGTAAACCCAAAAGTACTGTTGGTAACATTTCACTCCAAGATACATTATTGTGGGCTTTTAAAGCAGCCTTTATCGATCTATGTAGTCTTTCTACATTTCCGTTACACTGCGGGTGATAGGCTGTAGTATGTGAAAGCTTAATGCCGCAGATTCtt
The Argiope bruennichi chromosome 6, qqArgBrue1.1, whole genome shotgun sequence DNA segment above includes these coding regions:
- the LOC129971834 gene encoding uncharacterized protein LOC129971834; the encoded protein is MVYGENIKLPGEFFDANIPHMSPGTFINDLQNIMELMRPKETQRKSHPKIFVHKDLESTSHVFLRIDRVRKPLEPPYEGPYFVISRTPKYFTLRIKNKEVNVTIDRLKPAYLLPQENPEEQLNTPTCVKITPAPQPAKIQTKETASQSDLKPALRQSRTGRIIKTPLRFKF